One Streptomyces sp. ML-6 genomic region harbors:
- a CDS encoding DUF5999 family protein yields MCQHQPPCPTADSADREAARLTAHHPEQGWSLLCNGVLLFEDTGELLPDGQIIAPHRPLEAGRVVKAA; encoded by the coding sequence ATGTGCCAACACCAGCCACCCTGCCCCACCGCCGACTCAGCCGACCGGGAGGCCGCCCGCCTGACGGCCCACCACCCGGAACAGGGCTGGAGTCTGCTGTGCAACGGCGTCCTGCTCTTCGAAGACACCGGTGAGCTGCTTCCGGACGGGCAGATCATCGCCCCGCACCGCCCGCTGGAGGCCGGCCGGGTGGTGAAGGCCGCCTGA